A genomic window from Nicotiana sylvestris chromosome 11, ASM39365v2, whole genome shotgun sequence includes:
- the LOC104245018 gene encoding uncharacterized protein, producing MTHQLSAIVHSMAPKLKDLAAFTIPCTIGSVEFAKALCDLGASINLMPYSVFKTLGIGKPRPISMRLQMADRTMKKPLGVIDDVLVRVDKFIIPVDFVILDCEVDYEVPIILRRPFLATGKALVDVEDGELIFWVGDEKVVFHVYLVTDVIMDEISVVMNVDNTLEAVLLNCDDEEKEGYVECRSTLAMLQKRKKAIGWTLADIRGISSAFFMHKINL from the exons atgactcatcaattgagtgcaattgtgcattcAATGGCTCCTAAATTGAAAGATCTCGCTGCTTTCACAATCccttgtaccattggaagtgtcgagtttgctaaagctctttgtgatcttggggcaagtatcaatttgatgccctattcagttttcaagactttgggaattgggaaacCTAGACCCATatctatgagattacaaatggctgATCGTACCATGAAGAAACCGTTGGGAGTAATTGATGACGTGttggttcgtgttgataaattcattatTCCAGTGGATTTTGTCAttcttgattgtgaggttgactATGAGGTGCCAATTATTCTtaggagacctttccttgctacggggaaggctctAGTTGATGTTGAAGATGGAGAACTTATTTTCtgggttggtgatgaaaaagttgTTTTTCATGTGT ACTTGGTGACCGATGTGATCATGGATGAAATAAGTGTTGTGATGAATGTTGATAATACTTTGGAGGCCGTCTTGCTCAACTGTGATGATGAAGAGAAGGAGGGTTACGtggaat gtagatccACATTGGCGatgctacaaaagaggaagaaggctattggatggacattggcggatattcgggggataagctcTGCATTTTTCATGCACAAGATTAACTTGTAG